The Oncorhynchus tshawytscha isolate Ot180627B linkage group LG05, Otsh_v2.0, whole genome shotgun sequence genome includes a window with the following:
- the zgc:153738 gene encoding dynein regulatory complex protein 11, whose translation MSHSTYNKLWADAQVELNSLLTQEFPAQPPRPEKDRVVFFQRLATLYVRYVQIFRQLEEAYDQVVHPQKRKVIREVLDGVMGRVLELKNEMVEKEFSEYHYMDDVIQDLKLTPEDIEIPIPRYFLSERSKVLQERRNMLSNILNLIEVVERPKPVGVRALNLEEAIKIIQVSERARQGRLRAKFMREIQRDEERQRRAKDRDLGAAAIDTAVVRIQKVWKGYVQRKRTKREREEEMIFLGMAMEPRHTQPCPAITAALANEARRRGKQEEHEEDYQKSIVAITDKLREVEGPDMRETMKDQIRQWFIECHDATGTFPDYPEEEDGGSTLIFAEKTPQQLMEELAAKDEEDANKSTKGKEEKKDKGKKDKGKGGDEEEESGLKMLPSAFLGELEVGHKTFGEVWQNRTESKNFSQRHEAELIKEEKRKEIEVEIRLQVDELMRQELANWKLAVDKDKGGKAKGGAKKKKGSKSGKKKKKDKDLTADRNIESLYQELVEQGLLKQSDNVKLQDYLGDYSYLGTTLRQTDIEPMPSLSDVRQVIALYAVLPLGSQVVHEKAPLVKAILLAGPAGVGKKMLVHAICQETGANLFDLSPLNLAGKYPGKSGLAMMLHMVFKVARLLQPSVVWIGDTEKMFYKKVPKEEKELDPKRLKKDLPKILKSIKGEDRVLVVGTTHDPFNADLKSLCKVYSKIILIPRPDYASRYVMWRQLIKKNGGQVTAALDLSSLAKISDGYTQGHMVQVVQSILTERRVQQLAKRPLGAAEFVAPLAKIDPVFQDEEEALKNWYAKTPLGKKRAKAASGKEGEEEAPTKGGKDAKKKGKK comes from the exons ATGTCTCACAG TACATACAACAAACTGTGGGCTGATGCCCAGGTCGAGTTGAACTCCCTTCTGACTCAGGAGTTCCCTGCTCAGCCTCCTCGCCCAGAGAAGGACCGAGTGGTGTTCTTCCAACGCCTGGCCACCCTCTACGTGCGCTATGTGCAGATCTTCAGGCAGCTGGAGGAGGCCTATGACCAGGTGGTTCATCCCCAGAAGAGGAAAGTGATCcgggaggtcctggatggcgtgATGGGGCGGGTGCTGGAACTCAAGAATGAGATGGTGGAGAAAGAGTTCTCTGAGTACCATTACATGGACGATGTCATCCAGGACTTGAAGCTCACGCCT GAGGACATTGAGATCCCCATCCCTCGATATTTCCTCAGTGAACGCAGCAAGGTGTTGCAGGAGAGACGGAATATGCTCTCCAACATCCTCAACCTCATCGAGGTAGTAGAGCGACCCAAA CCTGTAGGAGTGCGTGCACTGAACCTGGAGGAAGCCATAAAGATCATCCAGGTGTCAGAGAGGGCCCGTCAGGGTCGCCTGAGGGCCAAGTTCATGAGGGAGATCCAGCGCGATGAGGAAAGGCAGAGGAGGGCCAAGGACAGGGACCTGGGGGCAGCGGCCATCGACACGGCGGTGGTCCGCATCCAGAAG GTGTGGAAGGGTTATGTGCAGAGGAAAAGAacaaagagggagcgagaggaagagatgaTATTTTTGGGCATG GCCATGGAGCCCAGACACACCCAGCCCTGTCCTGCCATAACAGCTGCCCTGGCCAACGAGGCCCGTCGGAGAGGCAAGCAGGAGGAGCATGAGGAGGACTACCAGAAGTCCATTGTGGCCATCACAGACAAACTAAGAGAGGTGGAGGGGCCCGACATGAGGGAGACTATGAAGGACCAGATCAGACAGTGGTTCATCGAATGCCA TGATGCAACAGGAACTTTCCCTGACTAcccagaggaggaggatggaggctCGACTCTCATCTTTGCGGAGAAAACACCTCAACAG TTAATGGAGGAACTAGCAGCGAAAGATGAGGAGGACGCCAACAAAAGCAcgaaagggaaggaggagaagaaggacaaaGGGAAGAAAGACAAGGGAAAGGGAGGAGATGAG GAGGAGGAATCTGGGCTAAAGATGTTGCCGTCTGCTTTCCTAGGAGAACTGGAAGTAGGACACAAGACCTTTGGTG AGGTGTGGCAGAATCGTACCGAGTCCAAGAACTTCAGCCAGAGGCACGAGGCTGAGCTGatcaaggaggagaagaggaaggagattgAGGTGGAGATCAGGTTGCAG GTGGATGAGCTGATGAGGCAGGAGCTGGCTAACTGGAAACTGGCCGTGGATAAAGATAAGGGTGGCAAAGCCAAGGGAGGCGCAAAG AAAAAGAAAGGGTCGAAAAGtggaaagaagaaaaagaaagacaaagaTCTGACAGCTGATAG GAATATTGAGTCTCTGTATCAGGAACTGGTGGAACAGGGCTTGTTGAAACAATCAGATAACGTTAAACTACAGGATTATTTAG GCGACTATAGCTATCTGGGGACAACGTTAAGGCAAACTGACATTGAGCCCATGCCTTCACTATCTGACGTGAGACAAGTTATAGCTCTGTACGCCGTCTTACCTTTAG GTTCTCAGGTGGTCCATGAGAAGGCTCCTCTGGTGAAGGCCATCCTGCTGGCAGGGCCCGCGGGCGTAGGCAAGAAGATGCTGGTCCATGCCATCTGCCAGGAGACGGGCGCCAACCTATTTGATCTGTCACCTCTGAACCTGGCAGGGAAATACCCCGGCAAGAGTGGCCTGGCCATGATGCTCCACATGGTGTTCAAG GTTGCCAGACTGTTGCAGCCATCAGTGGTGTGGATTGGAGATACAGAGAAAATGTTTTACAAGAAAGTACCGAAGGAGGAAAAAGAG TTAGATCCAAAACGCTTGAAGAAAGACTTGCCCAAGATCCTCAAATCGATCAAAGGGGAAGATCGTGTTCTAGTCGTGGGAACGACTCATGATCCGTTCAATGCCGACCTCAAATCACTATGCAAGGTGTACAGCAAAATTATCCTCATTCCACGTCCTGACTACGCCTCACGATATG taatgtggaggcagttgaTCAAGAAGAACGGAGGACAGGTGACGGCTGCCCTGGACCTGAGCTCCTTGGCCAAGATCTCTGATGGCTACACGCAGGGTCATATGGTGCAGGTGGTGCAAAGCATACTGACGGAGCGCCGCGTCCAGCAGCTGGCCAAGAGACCCCTGGGCGCCGCCGAGTTTGTGGCCCCGCTGGCCAAGATCGACCCTGTGTTTCAGGACGAGGAGGAGGCCCTGAAG AATTGGTATGCTAAAACTCCTCTGGGTAAGAAGCGAGCCAAGGCTGCCtcaggaaaggagggagaggaggaggcaccGACAAAGGGAGGCAAAGATGCCAAGAAGAAAGGGAAGAAGTAA